Genomic segment of Schistocerca nitens isolate TAMUIC-IGC-003100 chromosome 9, iqSchNite1.1, whole genome shotgun sequence:
GGCTACAGTAGAATCTTAAACTTCAACATGGTTAGCAAGTTTATCGTACTAAAACAGCACACAAATTCTGGTGTTTCCCTTCTAATTTAAGGAACAATGTTATAATTGGCACACAGTTTCTATCCGAAAAATGCAGTTCCTTCCAGTAACATAGCAGCTTtcagtttattacaaaaaaaatatgttttcatttaaacagcAAGAGTTCCTCTCTTGCTTCCTGCATAACAAACATGTCTGATACTAAATGAAAATAATATATAGCAACATTGTTTCAAATAATCACTCAcgcaacaattttctaatgaaataatacactgtacCCTCATCCACAATATGAAGGATACACCAGTATCATGACTAACAATATACATCCGGTCAGATGTTACATGTATGAATGCCATTAGCCATATATATTACAACATATGGGTAATTTatactttttattttaatattctcacATCTGTTGTACTCACAGAATAAAAACTGAATGTTGTTAAGCTTTATTTAGTATAGCATGTAATATACCTTTTCTAAAAATGACTGGTGCAGTTACATTTGTATAAAGTAAGAATTCTGCattctcatttattgtttgtcactGTGTTTTATGTTCTGGTGTGAGTTGTTTGTTCGTTGTTAATTTATTAACCATGGCATGTTCATTAGCCAAGGGAATTATTAATTACttaatgtaaaacatttttaaGATTTGTTCACTTGTTGCTGTTTTGTATTTTAATACGTATTTTAAgatgaataaaatttttatttactacCAGTTTCAATAAAAGAAAGCATCAGCTCATTAAAGAAGTCACATACCCTTTAAAAACATGCAAAGGTGTTAATGGTGAAATGATGCCAAGGTCATTAGTGCATACAcagttataaaatatttattgctctTTTATTTTGCTTCTGTTAAAGGTCTCACATTTAACAATTTAAAACTTTTATGAATTAAATGTGTATAATATCTAGTATGAAAAATTATATGGCTGTTGGGGGACTGagataaatacactggtgtccaaaattagagcaacaaatggaaattttgcaggtttgtgtttattttgctacaaaacaatgtgaacaggtgacagtaaagtagaaacaatgtaaaaaatatagaacataatTAACTGCAATATGGATCACGGTAGACAAAACTACTCTTCATTTTTTTCAACttgacggatttgcacacacattccgataaCTGGTTACTATGCTCAGTATGGGGTTTGACcaactctggcagcaatacaggcctcacAATGATGGGATAcattgtgaatgatgtcatcaatctcacacTGAGTCAATAACACCCATTCTTCTCCTCCCAAATCTTGGAGCGTGGTTGGTGGATGTTTATGTGATGCAGCCAgcccatctccctagtgcatctcaggtgtgctgtatgggattcaaattgAGAGAGTGAGTGGGCCACGCTgtgtgtgcaatatcttccatttccaagaaaacatcaaccacctgtgctttaTGAGGTTGAGAATTAtcatccatcaatacgaagtctgctCCCACAGCACCttacaacaaccgcacatgaggactcaagatcttgtcacgatacctgacatcggctaaaccttgctgattcacctgtaccatttcatgaagaggtgttcaagtggtcaacataatccctgcctgcccacaccattacgaaTCCACTCAATATtgctctctttccacaatgtttgtgtcCCAAAGTCATGTTCCCCGTTACCTTCATAGGTTAATCTGTCAAAAATCACTCTCTAGACTatattgggactcatctgtggaaagaagATTGACCCACTGTTCGATCATCCAAgcggcatgttgatgactccactctagacgttcccttgtgGGAAGACGCGCCACAGGTACACATAcggcaggtctctgacaataaaggccaatcTGCCAAAAccttctgtacactgtttgtctcaataCAACGTGTCCatcggatgctgcgaggtcagatgccagttgctgtgcagtagtAAGGTGGTaccatcgtgcccttacagccaaataaaggtcctctctttctgatatcacacatGATCGACCGTGCTCCAGTCTTCCAAATACAGTTTTGGTCTGCATGACCTGTCGCagcatccaagaaacaacagaacgattcacattaagccatcgagccGTTATCAATTTGTGATTGTCCTGTGCCTAttattcctatggccctccaccacagGGAGTATGGTAGgcatcttctttgtgccatctgCGCCATCTGTCACCATGTATGCGGCTGTTAGTGATGGGAGACTACCCAGCAAAACTACCTcgtgccctgatgtcatcgttttccgttgaccggaatgctacTTCCATTCAGAACAAGACTGTACGGACCTCTGTCCACAGTGTGAATGAAATAACAAGtctactgttaccagtcacagttTATTAATCTCCACGGcatgtttcaaaggtttaaacctccatcagatggatttacttttcttaatgtgatgtgtgtgtgtgtgtgtgtgtgtgtgtgtgtgtgtgtgtattgtaaaagaaaaacaaataacagACTATGATAAAATACTCCAAACAAATGGGACTGACTGATTGTTTCAGGAAAAATAGGTCAGTTACTTTACTAGAGATTAAAACATCTGCCTTAACAGGTTAAGAAATTACTATCACAACATTTGTTTTCatcaaataaaactgatgacaagcCCTCGGGAAATCTGTGGACTGCCTTCGTGTCACCAAATAAAACACAGGTAGCCATTTATTAAAAACATCATATATTGGTGAGTCTTCCTGTATGGCATATGCTGGATCAATAGAACTATCATACACAACACAGATCAATAGAACTGCCTATCAAATTGTAGTGAGGAGCACTTCCTTCCACTGTTGTACTGGTGAAAGCATGCACCATGATCAATTGatagattttgttgttgtttgttagtTAAATAGTTAGTTAGAGCTTATCAGCACATAATGCACATATTTAATACTGAATCTTCTTTTTACCTAAGACGTAACATAGAGCACCTCAACAAATAAATTCTTCTTACTTCTTCTCCAACATGATGTGGATGTATCCTCCTAAACACTCATTGATAACAGATATTTTGTATAAAGCAAGGAAGTTCAGTAGTGATCACAATTCCAATATCatagtcaattatttcatggtattttatttattcacatttgcttttttcttcttcatgtctgAATGACACAAAAGGTCAGTACTACTCACTGTtgtaatacacaagacacatttctCCTAtgataaacttgtaaaaaaataatGACAACCACCATTCAGTACATAAATAAAATGCAATGACACAATAAAATTTGCAAGCTTTGTAGCTAATCCAGTCGCATGTTTTTTGGTAACAATCAACCCTCCCCTCACTCTCCACCCAAAACTGGCACATTCCAACACACGTAAAACCATCTAGTCACCAGAAATTTATTGATATTAAATATATGCCAACAAGAAAGAgtgctgtttaaaaaaataaacaatttgtTTCTGAAATTACAGCTCTTACAGCTATAAAATAGTCAGACGCTTATTAGCACCACAAAGGTCTTCTCGCAGATAACGCAAATCTTCACTGGTGACTCGATCCCAAAACTCTACACGTCCCAATGATCTGAGACTTGGGTTTGTATTGGCAAAGTGGCGAAGTGTGCTAGCAGTCAGCAAGATCTTTCCACGAAGTGCAAGTGTCTCAATAGCAGGCAGGGGAGCAGCCAGTAATAGGTTACCAAGTCGGTGTGACCCTACGCATGGAACCATGACTGTGTCAACTGTAAGGTGGCGCAAGCTCATCCGTGCTGCCGGCAGCAGGTGTTCCAGTATGAACCACACCTGCACCTGCTGTAGAGTGGACAGCGTGAGCTCCTGTAGGTTGGGCATCTGCACCACTGATGGTATCCTGGCAACAAACAATAAGACACTGTCATTTCTTCCTTGGATTATTATATGAATAGGTTTTAATGGTTTCTGTGAATCATTTGTGAAGGTGATATGCAACACTGTGCATTTCAACACAATTAAGGAACTGTCTGAAAACAACTGCATTTGTTTCACGGTAACCACAGTGGCTACTTTTAGCAAAACAGAGACAATGAAATGGATGAAAAATTTAATAACAAAAGTCCGTCTATAGTCTTTTTAGTAGCATATTTCATTCAACAATGTACATTTTGAAACATAGCTTCAACTTCAGGGCCTCAGTTGGCTGTCAAAGGACCTTCACTGTGATGTCAAAACACCATAAATGCTTATCTATGAGAGATTAAAGTATGTCTTTGATTGTAATTAGCAAAACAGTGGCAGACTAATGCTTACTGTTTCATGTCGCACCATAATAAACAATTTTCCTCATGCAAGTTACCTCTCTATGTGCATACACAATTTTAAAACAGGACATTAAAAGTTTCAAAAAACATAAGAAATTTAATGGATGTTTTAGTTGTTCAAATATACAGTATAAACAAGTTGCATATTAGGCACCGACAACAAtttgaagggatatgaaatgggacaatcaCTTTGGCTCAATTGCAAGTAAAGCAGGTGCCAGTTTTCAGTTCActagtagaatactagggaaatacacTAAATGTATAAATGAGGTTACTGACAAAAACTTGTGCAATCCATTCTAGAAATTTACTCAAGCGTGTAGGACCCATAACAAACGGGAGTAACGGGATATTGAATATGTATGGAGgttggcagcatgaatggtcatgcATTGTTTGAACtgtgggagactgtcacagagatgctgacgtAACTGAAGTGCACACACTTGAAGACAGACACAAACTATTTTGAGAAAGTCTAcctgcaaagtttcaagaaccagttttaaatgatgactctgggaATATACAGTTCCTCACATATTGCTCCTGTAGAGGTCACAAGGCCAAGATTAGACTACACCACCCACTGTGGTGTTTAAAACTAttattcccatgctccatatgtgaatggaacaggaagaggcCCTACTGACTGGTACAGTGAAAGGTACTCTTTGCCACACTTTACAGTGGTATGCTGTATGGCTGCAGATgcagatattttttaaaattatacttaAATATTTTACAGGACAAATAATATCACTGGCTACTTTAGTTATAGGTGACATTAAGCACGAAAATTAATAACGGATGTTACAAAATGTATGTGAATTAATAAACAATCTGTGTGGGTTCGTAAAGGATTACTGTATATATTAGTATGTTGTCTTGGAATATAACAGATAATAGATATTTTTTATATGACTAATTGTCAAAGTTGTTTAACAATGAACCAACAGGTGCAGCCAGTTCGGGGAGTATGAGGGGGGTGTGAATGGTAAGAAAAGGTGGAAAGTGGGAAGAGAGAAATGAAAGCGACTATAAAAGCATTTTAGCTGAAGAGTTATGTAGTGTCATCTTAGTTCCTGTGTCATTACACAAGATGAACAATAAAAGTTGTAGAATCATTCAGAGCtagttttctaaatttcctcaacacCATTTCGCAAAAAGATCATCATTTTTCTTTTCCCCAAGGATTTGCATCTATGCTCTGGAGCATTTCTGGTACACTCCTGTCTTGCTCGAACCAACAGTAATCAAATCTAAcaacatgcctctgaattgcttcaatatctttCTTTAACCTGCCCTATCAGGGTTCCCAAACACTGAAGCAATTGCCAGTATCACACAAGTTTTCCGTATGCAGTCACCTTTATAGGTGCTCTACACTTTCCCAGAACTCTCCCAGTAAACAGTAGCCAGTCATTTGTCTTTCCTATGACACACCTTATGTGAAGATTCCATTTCACGTTGTTTACAATGTTACACCTTGATATTTTGGCTGAGTCAAGCAACATACCATAAATTCAAAATTTATGGGAATGTTTTTCCTGCCCATCTGCATTAACATACACCTATCCACAATTAaaacaaatttatattcatagCAGTAAATAGAAATTCTGTGCACATTATCCTGACTCCCACTACAGCCACTAAAATGACAACACTTATACCATACATAAGTGTCATCCCATACTCAACAGCATTACTAGCAAATAGTCTCAGATTATTGTTCATCATATTTTACAGATCATTTATCTACATGAAGGCCAGGAATGATGCTAGCACACTTCTCTTGGGAATTCCCAATATCATCTTTGTACCGAGAATGCACCTCTGTTCCTGATGAACACCCAGGACAAAGTAATGGGTTCTATTCATCAATAGGTCATCCTTTAAATCACATGTTGGCCTCTTGTTATGTTATAAAATACATGCTGTAAAAGCACAGCATACATGCATCTACCCCATAAGGCCTGCACACTGACGGGTTCTGTTGCCAAAGGAGGAATGTGTGTAATGTATGACAGTGCCCTATCCACAAGCACTTTAAAACTGCTTTAGCTGACTCAGTTGGCCAGTAGGAGGAACACTACCACCAAAATCATTGACTTCACTGGTAACAGCTTGTTGTTCTTCAATCCTAGCCACTCTTTCTCCCTCAGGCATGATCCTGAGCCTCAACAGTGACGAGAATGCACTCATAAGGAGAGCACCATATGCCGCAACATTTCCCTGACAGACAACCTTATCTGCTTCACTTGCAATTTCAGTTCCCCAAATTCTCATTAGAGTGGCATATGTTCCTCCTGGCTGTATGTGAAGAAGGGAGTAATCAACCATCTGGCCTCAGTAGCTGCTGTGTACATGTAATGGATGGCCTGAAAGGCTCAGGACATTGGAGCAAATACATGACTTGGCAGCTCGGCTACACCTTACCTGCAATGGCACTTGTAAGAGCTCTTATAGCACTGAATACCATGAATTAATTACATAAGCAAATCATAAGAATGTATTCAGGGAATACTAAGACCATCAAATGCGATTCCTTAGGTATACTCAGCAGTGCAAACTAGAATGTACTTGCTGTTCTCAGATAAAATGCTATAAACCACAGGGTTAAAAAAATATCTCTCCAAGAAAGTACCTCTGCATCTCCATAAATCTAAAATAATTCTTGGCCTGCTTAACACCTAAGATGAAAAGTGCCACTAGGCCCTGCTTAATGCAAATCCCAAGTGGACTCATTGCTCATACTCAGCTTATGAACATTCACTCCACTGCATTGTATATAATGGTATGCAATACTGCTGTGTAGTCACATAAAACTGTATATGCCAGACCACAAGTAGTTGGTAATGGATAGCAAATGCCTGTTAGCTGCCTCAATACAGAGGATGGTACTTTACTGTTATCAGTCTAATCCAGGGATGGCTAAGAACGTGGCACGGGTGCATGCATGTGTGCCAAGCTTTCACACACGTGTGGATCGCTCCCTTCTGACATCCTCGTCCCCCACTACCACACCAGCTGACCGCACGTGCATGCGCAGAACTACGAACACGCCGCATGCGACAGTGCATTTGCGTAAAGAATACCTCTCTGCTAGCATGTGGCTTAGTTTCATATTGCGACATTTGATAATATTAAGCTCTGTACAACACATCATGCTGAGCAATACTGAATCTTTGTTGGCTGTTGGTACACATACAGAAAATTAACAACGCTGGGTTTGAAACTGCATTACACCAAAAATATCATGCTTATTCGCTCTTGCAATTTTGAGCGCTATTTGGTAGCTTGCTCTTAAAGACAGGTTCGGTTGCAGgctaaaaaaaaggaaacaaaaaatgagTGAACTCTAAATTCGAATTCTAACGACAAATATGTACGAATACAAACATCAGAGACACAAAGATTTGTAAGGGGTACTCACGTTTGGTCCGTCTCGCTGCATAACACTACGTCTTCTTAATTCCGCCAACTTGTTTGATCTATCAGCCCCAACTAAGTCATTAAGTTCTTCGTGTGTAGTGTTATAATGCCGTTCTATTGCAAATTTGCGGTGCCCGGCgagtatgcgactgcataatagacaTCGAGATTTGAGCTATCACTGTAATGTGAGTGAGTTATTGTTGTGTGGCTTTAATTAATGAGTGAGCAAAGTGAGTTATTTTAGCGTACTTTATTCTGAAAGAATACTACAACATGGTATGTGATGTTTTGTCTAAATATGGATAGTGTTTTGTGCCACATCTGATTACTTGGCTTGATGGTTTGTTAGAACTACCACTGATTATTGGATAGTGCTTCAAAATTTGTGTATTCATAACTTTGCAATTCATATGAGTAATTCCACCATTGGGCTTTTACTTATTTTTGAACCCCAACCTGATTGTAAGCTCTAATAATTTCACAAAGGAGGAAAACTGGCCCCAAACAATATATCTTTGAGGCTAGCAAAAAGTGCAACCTAAATTGTGGTGCCGAGTAAATTTTCTTTTGAGCTAACTTCATCAAATACTGAATAAGATTTTCAGCTTCGAGACAACAAACAGATTTGCTACTGAGGAGGTGACGGACACTACAGAATATCAGGTTGGTGTTTTATAAGATGCTGAAACTTTACTGATTATTGGAACTTCAATGACTGTAGAGTTGGTTTGGGGTCATGAATTTCTGCTGGTGAATTTGCACTGCCATCTGCTTGTTTGAACTTGAGGTCTGTTTGTAGGtgatttttatgaatgataatgcaAGAAACGTTGCACATGTAGAGCTAAGGAGATTGTATGTCTTCGACCCCTCAGCATAAAAGTCAAACTCAATTCCTGGATTTTCCTCTCTCCAGGGAAGATAGGCATTGCTATCCTGAAAAGGCAATACTACAGAAAACAATAAATAATCTCACAAGGCAATGGTTGCTTCACTGTTTCTGAAAGCCACTACGGGAATTTCAAAATTCAtagccttaatttaaaaaaaaatagtcctGACATTTCTCTGAAGTGACTCTGGGAAAACAGAAAATTGTAATCCATTAGTCGCAGCAAGGGAAGGGATAATCTTATCTGTCAGTCCCACAAAAACTCCACTGCTAGTCCACTATCATATTTACCCTACTATAACGTAATGGTTTTTCGACAATTTGTCATTCATACAGCAGGTCGTCTTACATTCATATATGGAGCTACAGTAGTTGAGGTGAATGGTCTTTCATTGTGTAGTAGCTTATATCAAAAGATAAAATTATTAGTGAAGGCTGTTTTTAAATTTAGTTGTACAATaatgtgacaaaaagtcatgggatagtgatatgcacatatacggatggaGGTAGTATCACCTACACAAAGTATACAGAGGAaagtgtattggtggagctgtcaattgtactgaggtgattcatatgaaaaggttttcaacgtgattatgaccgcacaacgggaattaacagcctttgaatgcagaatggtagttggagccagacacatgggacattccatttcggaaattgttagggaattcctTATTCTgccatccacagtatcaagagtgtgctgaaattaccaaatttcaggcattacctctcacctcggacaatgcagtggctgacagccttcatttAATGACCAACAGCAACAGTGTTTGTATAGAGTTGCCagggctaacaaacaagcaacactgcatgaaataaccccagaaatcaatgtggaacatacagCAAACGTATCCATTAGGAAATTCACAAAATTTGGCATCAATGAGCTATGGAAGCGGACAAACAACgcaagttcctttgctaacagcacaacatctctTGCAGTGCCTCACCTAAACtcgtgaccatgttggttggaccctagatgactggaaaactgtaccctgttcagatgagtcctgatttcagttgttataagctgatggtaggcttcaaGTGAGGTGCAGATCCCAGGAAGCAATGGACCCAGattgtcaactaggcactgtgcatgctggtggtggtagctccataatgacgtgggttgtgttcacatggaatggacggggtcctctgatccaactgcaataatcattgactggaaatggttctatttggctgcttggagacaatttgcagccatttgtggacttcatgttcccaaacaacaatggaccaTGTTGCCTGACCACAACTGGTTGCAATTGCTTTGaagcacattctggacaatttgagtgaatgatttggccacccagatcactcaacatgaattccatcaaatatttatgggacataatagagaggtctgtttgtgcacaaaatcctgtaccagtTAAAACTATGGACGGTTACAGAGGCAATGTGGCCCATGGATGAGTTGATATTTTGATTTGGATCATAtttcaatttttatcttttttctggTAAAGAGATTGTGAATATCACAGTTTTATTGCAGGCTAATGTTTTTACCTATCACATTCATTTTAAAGAATATAAGAGTTTCCGTAAAGTAGATACATGGTAAAGGAGGAATACCAGAGATGTTGAACAGTGCTTCACACGAGTCTCTACATTTTCATCCAAACATGATTCTAAAGGCCCATTTTTTGCCGTTTGCCAGTGCCGATAATGGCTTTAGAGTTTCCCCAAAATAGGACTCCATACTTATGGTGAAAATGACTGCAGGTATGATATGATTTCTTTAATGTTTTCTGACTACAGTAGGATTTTAGTGAGCAGAGAATGTGGAATTTCATGACCTGTTTTGCACTTAGACATTCTATGTGCTTATTCCATTTTACATTGCTTTGCAGCCATAATCCTATGGATTTGATATCTGAATTATTACCAACTGGTTCAACGATGAATCGTTTTTGACAACTgaagggagggaggtggggggtgggggtgggggtgggggggggttgggtgggggggaagAAGCTAGACAAATCACTGATTCACACTTGTTGAAGGACTTAAAAGCCTCTGTGTTGAGCAACCTCCACTTTACTTACAACTGAAGCAATGGCATCTACTTGTGCTCCTCTAGGCTACAGGCCATATCCATTCTGTAAACATGCATGTCTTTCTGGAATGCCCATTGAGCCACAACTTAGAAATTTTTATAAAGGGCACACAGAGTCACTGTACTTGCATAAcaagaattttcttttttaaggTTTGTGTGCATTGTGAAATTTGTCTGTGTCTTGTAGCATTTTTCCATTAATAAATGTGACTTGATTAAAATAAGGTCACCCTTTCTGAAACAACTTGCAGAGAGTTTATAGTACTCACCATTCCTGGTTATGTTCAGGGACTGCGAAACTGCAATGCATCAGATGGAGTGAGTGCAGCTGTGGACACTCAGACATCAAGGCAGGCAGGTCAACTGCAGTGCAGCCGGCCAGTGTGAGGTGCTGCAGCCGCCCTGCATTCGCTGTCCTCACAGCCTCCACTGCGTTGTTCGGTTGTGGAGGCAGGGGTGACAGATCGAGGCGCAGGTCAGTAAGGTACGGTAGAGTCGAGAGGGGTGTTAAGCTGCAGAGAGGAGCGATCAGCTCCAGACGGGTTAGATCAGGAGTCTTTGCAAGGACTTCTTCCAAGCGTCTTGTTTCCACCAGCTTCAGGTGTTGCAGAGACAGTCTGCACTGTGATTGGCAGATTATGATGGGCTCGAGAGGAAGATCTACACCAACCTGTCAGTTAAAATAAACACAATTCGCACAATCTCTTATGGAATAAAAATCTTGTACACAGCTATGACGACAAACACAACACATAA
This window contains:
- the LOC126203706 gene encoding uncharacterized protein LOC126203706 isoform X2 is translated as MRWSEMTVCLQPQSLQELVMAAVVTNVCQRVRQFLAGFSQHGYILKRLIPKRTKMPPSSLKPLHEFLYSNLPPVLCAQLCEELLAAFQNLTREEAEAGVGKSGYGEARWQLMNDVLEALLHPQLWNLNLSLWPSALASTFYRNVRKLTGLKRLGLQGALRPDAWLPECLPGLRTLVSVDLRESGSDLLVAALARNCPMLAELHLAWAEAVTDRAVPALLQMRSLHWLDIGETGISISGVSDLISGLPSLYEIAVGVDLPLEPIIICQSQCRLSLQHLKLVETRRLEEVLAKTPDLTRLELIAPLCSLTPLSTLPYLTDLRLDLSPLPPQPNNAVEAVRTANAGRLQHLTLAGCTAVDLPALMSECPQLHSLHLMHCSFAVPEHNQEWIPSVVQMPNLQELTLSTLQQVQVWFILEHLLPAARMSLRHLTVDTVMVPCVGSHRLGNLLLAAPLPAIETLALRGKILLTASTLRHFANTNPSLRSLGRVEFWDRVTSEDLRYLREDLCGANKRLTIL